Proteins from one Pirellulaceae bacterium genomic window:
- a CDS encoding lamin tail domain-containing protein encodes MLTLAITEINFNPYDSIPELGESAEVMSNEYEFIEFANQGESAIDLSGYELRKTIDDQGVNFSFGATSLAPMERIVVVENTAVFPSRYGNNVNVAGEWSGGLSNDREVISLYHNGVLLEQVEYKSTSKWSTRADGLGASLERKDFTAEDLSDPDVWRSSIEYGGSPGQAPRINRDSPIIINEILAHTDIENNGHMDAIELHNVSDEPVDVSGWFLTDNVVSKTLVFSIAPNTIIPAQGYLVLTETDFNPNMNGFALSEAGEPTEPGLDEGGLWLLEGGDNGRPVAFADRVTFTPTFNGASVGNVLNIDQSSKLQQLESLTFGRANGGHRVGEVIINEVQYRPADDDVFKEFIELQSGTFSVDLSGWQIADAVDVVFPAETILPANSTLVLVAFDPASSPELANEFRSYYGIDTDVELMAWGADQEGIPDRLDNSGETITLTMPEADLEFGTLFITIDQVNFGDSEPWPEVADGDGGSIQRRDPILFGNFADSWEGITPTPGNQNFDLSNNEEIFLDTPIASNIGTDGNFIRGEADVDLYRFNPIETDDYSFEISSDTLTGARTLLRVFSTDGTELAMQKSDQSKSIELTVPLEAGEEYLVGVNGDSEKAANYDPLMGKGIAIGDLPGTYNLSVSASEVPLPPWQNPQLPEDVDGKSGVSPIDALIVINWLNKNPSGVLPSPGESGPPPYLDVNGDGSVSPIDPLFVINYLNNQAKQTAIAARPIDLLVSPQINTSTSFDLDFRTEYSENYHELVTKPLPAAVDLLFTDDDDPRKRKSNPNLASLQPLDLATNNSI; translated from the coding sequence ATGTTAACGCTTGCAATCACCGAAATCAATTTCAACCCCTACGATTCGATACCAGAACTAGGTGAATCGGCAGAGGTGATGAGCAATGAATATGAATTCATTGAATTCGCCAACCAGGGCGAATCAGCAATTGATCTTTCGGGTTATGAGTTACGAAAAACGATTGATGATCAAGGTGTGAATTTTTCCTTCGGCGCCACCAGTCTGGCTCCGATGGAACGGATCGTTGTCGTTGAAAACACGGCGGTATTTCCATCGCGCTACGGTAACAACGTGAATGTCGCGGGTGAGTGGTCCGGCGGATTAAGTAACGATCGCGAAGTGATTAGCTTATATCACAATGGCGTCCTCTTAGAGCAAGTCGAGTACAAATCAACGAGCAAATGGTCGACTCGCGCAGACGGACTGGGCGCCAGCTTAGAGCGAAAAGATTTCACCGCAGAAGACTTGAGCGACCCTGATGTGTGGCGGAGCAGCATCGAGTACGGTGGCTCACCAGGACAAGCTCCAAGAATCAACCGCGATTCACCGATTATCATCAACGAAATACTGGCCCACACCGACATCGAAAACAACGGTCATATGGATGCGATCGAATTGCATAATGTGAGCGACGAACCTGTGGATGTTAGCGGCTGGTTTTTGACTGACAACGTGGTGAGCAAAACGTTGGTTTTCTCGATTGCTCCCAACACCATCATCCCGGCTCAGGGATATCTGGTACTCACCGAAACGGACTTCAATCCCAACATGAATGGATTTGCTTTGAGCGAAGCAGGTGAACCGACCGAACCTGGCCTCGACGAAGGAGGCCTTTGGTTACTCGAAGGTGGTGACAACGGTCGTCCTGTCGCTTTCGCAGACCGGGTCACATTTACCCCAACCTTTAACGGTGCAAGTGTGGGTAACGTGCTGAACATCGACCAAAGCAGTAAATTACAGCAACTAGAATCTTTGACTTTCGGTCGAGCGAACGGTGGTCACCGAGTTGGCGAAGTAATCATCAACGAAGTTCAATATCGCCCAGCAGACGATGACGTTTTCAAGGAATTCATTGAATTGCAAAGTGGCACTTTTTCGGTAGATTTATCCGGCTGGCAAATAGCCGATGCCGTCGATGTGGTCTTTCCAGCGGAAACCATCCTGCCGGCGAATTCAACGCTTGTACTCGTCGCATTTGATCCAGCTTCATCTCCCGAACTGGCGAATGAATTTCGATCGTACTATGGAATCGACACTGACGTCGAATTGATGGCCTGGGGCGCCGACCAGGAAGGCATCCCTGATCGCCTGGATAACAGCGGCGAAACAATAACGCTGACAATGCCGGAAGCTGATCTAGAATTCGGGACTCTCTTCATTACGATTGACCAAGTGAACTTCGGTGACTCCGAACCTTGGCCGGAAGTGGCCGATGGTGATGGCGGTTCAATTCAACGACGCGATCCGATCTTATTCGGAAATTTCGCGGATTCATGGGAAGGTATTACGCCAACTCCTGGCAATCAAAATTTCGACTTGTCGAATAATGAGGAAATCTTTTTAGATACACCCATCGCGTCCAATATTGGCACGGATGGTAATTTCATTCGCGGTGAGGCCGATGTTGACCTATACCGGTTCAATCCTATTGAGACCGACGACTATTCTTTTGAGATTTCGTCAGACACCCTAACGGGTGCCCGCACTCTATTACGTGTTTTTTCGACAGATGGCACAGAACTGGCAATGCAAAAAAGTGACCAGTCAAAATCAATCGAATTAACAGTACCGTTGGAAGCTGGTGAAGAATATCTCGTTGGTGTGAATGGCGACAGTGAAAAAGCAGCCAATTATGATCCACTGATGGGCAAGGGCATTGCGATCGGAGATCTGCCAGGTACCTATAATCTGTCCGTATCAGCGAGCGAAGTACCGTTGCCACCCTGGCAGAACCCCCAGCTGCCGGAAGATGTCGACGGCAAGTCAGGCGTCTCGCCAATCGACGCCCTGATCGTAATCAACTGGCTAAACAAAAACCCCAGCGGGGTGCTCCCCTCCCCTGGGGAATCCGGGCCGCCCCCCTATCTGGACGTGAATGGCGACGGATCGGTTTCGCCAATTGATCCGCTGTTTGTCATCAATTACTTGAATAACCAAGCCAAGCAAACGGCAATCGCAGCTCGTCCCATTGATCTTTTGGTCTCACCACAAATCAACACAAGCACATCCTTCGATTTAGATTTCAGGACCGAGTATTCTGAGAACTACCACGAACTTGTTACCAAGCCGCTGCCTGCCGCTGTCGACCTACTATTCACGGACGACGACGATCCTAGAAAGCGAAAATCAAACCCCAACTTAGCCTCTCTCCAGCCGCTCGATCTCGCCACCAATAATTCAATTTGA
- a CDS encoding YdcF family protein: MYYLITSLLEPLPLLLILLGVGLLSIRIRSGSNSNPLRFAWLIYSVLVVVSLPAFSYLALGTLEWQYSPNIRLPEDPQAIVVLSGYTKEVQHDLEVVLGDDTLYRCLTASNVYQARPCPIILCGGKVHQDDATPALAEAMQAFLISQAIPEDQIIVESTSHSTYENAVEAAKLIRERGFKSPILLVTDVTHLARSERCFNKQGIDVVPIGCRFKTPRFEWRYYQFIPNPGAIESVHIVAHEWLGLGWYWLRDRI, encoded by the coding sequence ATGTATTACCTCATTACCAGCCTACTTGAGCCGCTTCCGTTGCTACTCATCTTGTTGGGTGTGGGGCTCTTGAGCATCCGGATCCGATCAGGGTCCAACTCGAATCCATTGCGGTTTGCCTGGCTGATCTATTCGGTGTTAGTCGTTGTTTCGTTACCAGCCTTTTCTTATCTTGCGTTGGGAACGCTCGAATGGCAGTATTCGCCGAACATTCGGCTCCCTGAAGACCCCCAGGCCATCGTTGTGCTGTCGGGCTATACGAAAGAAGTCCAGCACGATCTGGAGGTCGTTTTAGGCGATGACACGCTCTATCGATGCCTCACAGCCAGCAACGTCTATCAAGCGCGGCCATGTCCGATCATTCTCTGTGGTGGCAAAGTCCATCAAGACGATGCAACTCCGGCGCTTGCCGAGGCCATGCAAGCGTTTCTCATTTCTCAGGCTATCCCTGAAGATCAGATCATCGTCGAATCGACCTCACATAGCACCTACGAAAATGCTGTCGAAGCGGCAAAGCTAATACGTGAACGGGGCTTTAAATCACCCATTCTACTTGTGACCGACGTTACTCATCTAGCAAGAAGTGAACGCTGCTTCAACAAACAGGGGATTGATGTCGTCCCGATCGGATGCCGCTTTAAAACACCAAGATTCGAGTGGCGTTACTATCAATTCATCCCGAATCCTGGCGCGATTGAATCCGTTCACATCGTGGCACATGAATGGCTAGGCTTAGGATGGTATTGGTTGCGAGATCGCATTTAA
- a CDS encoding c-type cytochrome has translation MGRFASLICCSLVVSVGVPTVGQEAPSLPSVLDNRLTLELFAEAPDIVTPVGLTFDQLGRLLVIESHTHFPGDDYPGPKSDRIKIVEDLDGDGRADRFRTFLDGTQKTMSLRRGPDSWIYIATRMQVFRTQDQDGDGKADRREVIATLNTEGDYPHNGLCGLCFDKLGNLYFGLGENLGESYTLVGADGKTLRGGGEGGNIYRCRLDGHGIELIATGFWNPFSICTDSVGRLFTVGNDPDASPPCRLLHVVPGGDYGYQFRYGRSGKHPLQAWDGELPGTLPMAAATSEAPSGILLWHGQLYSTSWGEYRIERFRLKPKGASVTADREVVVQGNQMFRPVDLAIAPDGALYFTDWVDKSYNVHQQGRIWRLTWKSPLPLGAVTKLSADEDQAARVAGSDTIDWEALSSADPYLHHAAMMSLKNSSHLTPESLDGLSDPRQRLAILEAARRSDLSDRQRGAILAKALKDDSSAVQLYAVRWIAGEQLKQFRPSLDLLLEEGDVPVQLLRGVLAARDWLDQGAVVSGVIVGEQTLLESLREESRPNLQAMALKTLPPEHESLTGELLQRLIQNDQLDQKVRMEAARTLAISQKSAVDPARWAVIGDRRLSAPFQAIVLTGINPEELAAKRGLERLAKSPVKALRQEASRVLSHSSQAPENAKLSVAAVESQLLDPKLPGDAERGWRVFFGHSSTRCANCHRYDGRGADLGPDLTSIGKRVDRSRLVQSILHPSQEIGPRYVPWLIETVDGRVFTALSLGVSKEEEKFLTTDGRQISVSREMIAHRKLDTQSIMPAGIHQQYSVQELRDLISLLSR, from the coding sequence ATGGGACGGTTCGCGTCTCTGATCTGTTGCTCGTTGGTGGTTTCTGTCGGCGTTCCGACCGTCGGGCAAGAGGCACCATCTCTACCCTCGGTTCTTGACAATCGTCTGACTCTGGAACTCTTTGCGGAAGCTCCAGATATTGTGACGCCCGTTGGTCTAACCTTTGATCAATTGGGGCGACTCTTGGTGATCGAATCGCACACGCATTTCCCCGGCGATGATTATCCTGGGCCGAAATCGGATCGGATCAAGATTGTTGAGGATCTGGACGGCGATGGACGTGCGGACCGATTTCGTACGTTTTTGGATGGCACGCAAAAGACAATGAGTTTGCGGCGTGGTCCCGATTCGTGGATTTACATCGCCACTCGCATGCAAGTGTTTCGAACTCAGGATCAAGATGGGGACGGAAAAGCAGATCGTCGAGAAGTGATCGCTACCTTGAATACCGAGGGTGATTATCCACATAACGGCCTTTGCGGGCTTTGCTTTGATAAGCTCGGCAATCTTTACTTTGGCTTGGGTGAGAATCTTGGTGAGAGTTACACGTTAGTGGGAGCCGATGGGAAAACTCTGCGCGGCGGTGGAGAAGGTGGAAATATCTACCGTTGTCGGCTGGATGGTCACGGGATCGAATTGATTGCGACAGGATTTTGGAATCCGTTCAGTATCTGTACTGATTCAGTGGGGCGACTATTTACTGTTGGCAATGATCCCGATGCGAGTCCTCCTTGTCGATTATTGCATGTCGTGCCCGGTGGCGATTACGGATACCAATTTCGTTACGGGCGATCCGGAAAACATCCCCTGCAGGCCTGGGATGGAGAGTTGCCGGGTACATTACCCATGGCGGCCGCAACGAGTGAAGCGCCGTCCGGTATTTTGTTATGGCATGGCCAGCTTTACAGCACGAGTTGGGGCGAGTATCGGATCGAACGGTTTCGACTGAAACCAAAAGGTGCGTCGGTGACAGCCGATCGTGAGGTGGTGGTTCAGGGAAATCAGATGTTTCGTCCGGTTGATCTGGCGATTGCCCCCGATGGGGCGCTTTATTTTACCGACTGGGTCGACAAGAGTTACAACGTCCATCAACAGGGACGAATTTGGCGGCTGACGTGGAAATCGCCTCTCCCGCTTGGAGCCGTCACCAAGTTGAGTGCCGATGAAGATCAGGCTGCGCGGGTGGCGGGTAGCGACACGATCGACTGGGAGGCGCTATCGTCGGCAGATCCTTATCTCCACCATGCTGCCATGATGAGCTTGAAGAACTCGTCGCATTTGACGCCCGAAAGTCTGGATGGACTCAGTGACCCGCGGCAGCGACTGGCCATCCTGGAGGCAGCGAGACGCAGTGATTTGTCGGATCGACAACGAGGTGCGATACTTGCAAAGGCACTTAAAGATGACTCCTCAGCCGTTCAATTGTATGCGGTTCGTTGGATCGCCGGCGAACAACTCAAGCAGTTTCGCCCATCACTCGACTTACTCCTGGAAGAGGGTGACGTGCCCGTGCAACTGCTGCGTGGAGTTCTTGCCGCGCGCGACTGGCTGGATCAAGGCGCCGTTGTCAGCGGAGTGATCGTCGGGGAACAGACTTTGTTGGAAAGTTTACGAGAGGAATCTCGACCTAACCTACAAGCGATGGCGCTCAAAACATTACCGCCAGAACATGAGTCCTTAACCGGTGAGTTGTTGCAACGGCTGATACAAAACGATCAGCTAGATCAAAAAGTTCGGATGGAGGCGGCCCGCACACTCGCCATTAGCCAAAAATCAGCTGTCGATCCCGCACGTTGGGCGGTGATCGGTGATCGTCGTCTTTCGGCACCCTTCCAGGCGATCGTATTAACCGGCATCAACCCAGAGGAGCTCGCGGCGAAAAGAGGCCTTGAGCGGCTTGCGAAGTCGCCCGTCAAGGCGTTGAGGCAAGAAGCCTCGCGAGTGCTCTCTCATAGCTCACAAGCGCCAGAGAATGCAAAGTTGTCGGTCGCAGCCGTTGAATCACAATTGCTAGATCCGAAGCTGCCAGGAGATGCCGAAAGAGGCTGGCGAGTTTTCTTTGGTCACTCTTCGACCAGGTGTGCAAACTGCCATCGTTATGACGGTCGCGGTGCGGATCTCGGCCCGGACCTGACTTCGATCGGAAAACGGGTCGACCGTTCACGCTTGGTTCAATCGATCCTGCACCCAAGTCAGGAAATTGGTCCGCGATACGTGCCCTGGCTAATTGAGACGGTTGACGGGCGAGTGTTTACAGCCCTTTCATTGGGGGTCTCAAAAGAGGAGGAGAAGTTCTTGACCACTGATGGGCGGCAAATTAGCGTTTCTCGCGAGATGATCGCGCATCGAAAGCTGGACACTCAGTCGATTATGCCTGCTGGCATCCACCAACAATATTCTGTCCAGGAATTGCGAGACCTGATTTCGTTGTTGTCTCGCTGA
- a CDS encoding SgcJ/EcaC family oxidoreductase yields MSRISSCGGVWLVLLVTSVTVGQSSGNDSNEQAIRSSANTFRAAFNQGDAKALANLWVPHGENIDQTGQVQRGREAIAAAFTKLFSEHAGASIDINIESIRFPQPDVALEMGTTTTTLPGRDQAVGGHYTATHVKHQGDWLLYSVHEGPPLPPSNFKHLKALDWLLGRWIDDLPLTGKKDQKPIPIIHTSCRWSINHNFLIREFTATVNGKVTNTGTQWIGWYAPGEQIRSWTFNSQGGIVTGLWAEQDGKWTVKTQEALRGGQVVTSMETISIAENGVQTWRTTDRKVGEKQLRDLVVKVKPYRQF; encoded by the coding sequence ATGAGTCGCATCAGTTCTTGTGGCGGCGTTTGGCTCGTTCTATTGGTCACCTCGGTCACGGTCGGGCAAAGCTCAGGTAACGATTCAAACGAGCAGGCGATTCGAAGCAGTGCGAACACTTTTCGCGCGGCCTTTAACCAGGGTGATGCCAAGGCACTTGCAAACCTTTGGGTTCCCCACGGCGAAAATATTGACCAAACCGGACAAGTACAGCGTGGCCGTGAAGCGATCGCCGCTGCCTTCACGAAGCTGTTTTCTGAGCACGCGGGGGCGTCAATCGACATAAATATTGAATCGATTCGTTTTCCGCAGCCGGATGTGGCCCTCGAAATGGGGACAACTACGACCACGTTGCCCGGTCGTGATCAAGCGGTCGGCGGGCATTACACGGCGACCCATGTGAAGCATCAAGGCGACTGGCTGCTATACAGTGTCCACGAAGGACCGCCTTTGCCGCCATCGAATTTCAAGCACTTGAAGGCTCTTGATTGGCTGCTTGGTCGCTGGATTGATGACCTGCCCCTGACCGGCAAAAAAGATCAAAAACCCATCCCAATCATCCATACCTCCTGCCGGTGGTCGATTAACCACAACTTCTTGATTCGTGAGTTCACCGCAACCGTGAATGGTAAAGTGACAAATACGGGAACCCAGTGGATCGGATGGTATGCTCCCGGGGAGCAGATTCGATCGTGGACCTTCAACTCACAGGGGGGAATTGTGACTGGCCTTTGGGCCGAGCAGGATGGAAAGTGGACTGTGAAGACGCAAGAGGCCTTGCGTGGCGGGCAAGTTGTCACGTCGATGGAAACTATTTCGATTGCCGAAAACGGCGTTCAAACCTGGCGGACAACCGATCGAAAGGTCGGCGAAAAGCAACTCAGAGATCTTGTGGTAAAGGTGAAACCTTATCGGCAATTTTGA
- a CDS encoding PH domain-containing protein, protein MVETEPVLYEAHPSMFRNHPFYFMLCLVLIAAYGLGLILLLIWWIKSLGTTLTVTNDQTTLRKGILSKFTNDVFHSNVRNIQVRQTFFQRILNVGWIGISSAGQDGLEIEINGIPDPEAVKQLIDDHRTK, encoded by the coding sequence ATGGTCGAAACTGAACCGGTTCTTTACGAAGCTCACCCCTCGATGTTCCGCAACCATCCTTTTTATTTCATGCTTTGCCTTGTTTTGATCGCAGCGTACGGTCTTGGGTTAATCCTTCTGCTTATTTGGTGGATCAAATCATTGGGTACCACGCTCACCGTCACCAACGACCAGACAACACTCCGCAAAGGTATTTTGTCAAAGTTCACCAATGATGTGTTTCACAGCAACGTACGAAACATCCAAGTACGACAAACTTTTTTCCAGAGGATACTGAACGTGGGTTGGATTGGGATTTCCAGCGCGGGACAGGACGGCTTGGAAATCGAAATCAACGGCATACCGGATCCAGAAGCCGTCAAGCAGTTGATCGACGATCACCGCACAAAATAG
- a CDS encoding dihydrodipicolinate synthase family protein gives MDKHVFCGCIPALMTPCNADRTPNFTALVAKAQQLIASGMTAVVYCGSMGDWPLLTDEQRKEGVHQLVEAGIPVIVGTGAQNTTRATDHAAHAQKVGAQGLMVIPRLLSRGTSPAAQKQHFSSILSAAPDLPAVIYNSPYYGFETRADLFFDVRRSFPNLVGFKEFGGRDALSYAAEHITHADPDLVLMAGVDTQVFHGFLRCGARGAITGIGNCLPNEVLRLIGLCNLAVAGDEEARKLAEELEQALEILSTFDEGPDLVLYYKHLLVLLGELEYEYHFNPSDELSPSQKRFAEMQLQLFQNWWATWPGATVATA, from the coding sequence ATGGACAAACATGTCTTTTGCGGATGCATACCGGCATTAATGACTCCCTGCAACGCGGATCGCACTCCGAACTTCACGGCCTTGGTCGCGAAAGCTCAACAGTTAATCGCGTCGGGAATGACGGCGGTTGTCTACTGTGGATCCATGGGCGATTGGCCACTGCTGACAGACGAACAACGCAAAGAAGGTGTGCATCAACTCGTCGAAGCGGGCATACCCGTCATCGTTGGAACAGGGGCGCAAAACACGACGCGCGCAACGGACCATGCAGCACACGCTCAGAAAGTGGGTGCCCAAGGACTGATGGTCATTCCGCGTCTGTTATCTCGAGGCACGTCCCCAGCAGCCCAAAAGCAACATTTTTCGAGTATTCTGTCGGCGGCTCCCGATCTACCGGCAGTCATCTACAACAGTCCCTACTACGGATTCGAAACTCGAGCCGATCTATTCTTTGATGTACGGCGTTCATTCCCGAACTTGGTTGGGTTTAAAGAATTTGGTGGCCGAGACGCATTGAGTTATGCAGCCGAGCACATCACTCACGCCGATCCAGATCTGGTGTTGATGGCCGGCGTCGACACTCAGGTATTTCACGGTTTCCTTCGCTGCGGCGCTCGAGGTGCCATCACGGGAATTGGCAACTGTTTGCCGAACGAAGTTTTACGACTGATCGGCCTATGTAACTTAGCCGTCGCCGGTGACGAAGAGGCGCGAAAATTGGCTGAGGAGCTTGAGCAAGCACTGGAAATCCTTTCCACCTTCGACGAAGGTCCTGACCTTGTGCTTTATTACAAGCACCTCCTCGTTTTATTAGGTGAATTGGAATATGAATACCATTTCAATCCAAGTGACGAATTGAGTCCGAGCCAGAAACGATTCGCAGAAATGCAACTTCAGTTGTTCCAAAATTGGTGGGCGACTTGGCCGGGAGCAACCGTCGCCACCGCATAG
- a CDS encoding Gfo/Idh/MocA family oxidoreductase — protein MKRRNFLTQTAVAAGLSVTLPSTASSSLTNDRITIAMIGVRGRGNSVLKAFTENPQVDVKYICDVDETVLQRRTTELIKRTGRPTEAVNDFRRCIDDPAVNAIVLATPTHWHAIPTIMACQAGKDVYVEKPDAHNAVEGRLMVKAAKQHERIIQLGTQSRSGQFFQDMVQFMKEGKIGRPLFAKAWESCRQGSLGHPPDSSPPAGVDYDMWLGPAPKRTFNPMRFHGNWRWFFDYGAGDLGNDGVHRLDTTRWAFEAALKGANQPALGSLQAISAHGGKCYFDDIQEWPDNLMITYDYGQGRIMTYEMRLWSPYPLEGETEGGAVYGDEGYVIIGNNRWRAFEKGGKLVKEQAGSYHGNDVSHVNNFLDCMRSRTKPNADLETIGHPSSLMCHLGNAAWRVGRTIRFDAETYTCSDDPTANQFLTRPKYRKPWTLPSV, from the coding sequence ATGAAGCGACGTAACTTTCTTACTCAAACGGCAGTGGCCGCCGGTCTATCGGTCACTCTACCATCGACAGCATCAAGCTCGTTAACCAATGATCGAATTACGATCGCCATGATTGGGGTGCGTGGTCGAGGCAACAGCGTCCTCAAAGCGTTTACGGAAAATCCCCAGGTCGATGTCAAGTATATCTGTGACGTCGATGAAACGGTTCTACAACGTCGAACGACTGAATTGATTAAACGAACAGGTCGTCCGACAGAAGCCGTAAACGATTTCCGTAGGTGCATTGACGACCCGGCCGTCAACGCGATTGTGCTGGCAACGCCCACTCACTGGCATGCAATCCCAACCATCATGGCATGCCAAGCGGGCAAGGATGTCTATGTAGAAAAACCTGATGCGCATAATGCCGTCGAAGGACGCTTAATGGTGAAAGCAGCCAAGCAGCACGAACGGATTATCCAGCTGGGCACCCAATCTCGCAGCGGCCAATTTTTTCAAGACATGGTGCAATTCATGAAAGAGGGTAAGATTGGCCGCCCGTTATTTGCCAAGGCGTGGGAAAGCTGTCGGCAAGGCTCACTCGGCCACCCACCTGACAGCTCCCCACCCGCGGGTGTTGACTACGACATGTGGCTCGGCCCGGCGCCAAAACGAACATTTAATCCGATGAGATTTCACGGTAACTGGCGTTGGTTCTTTGACTACGGCGCGGGTGATTTAGGAAACGACGGTGTTCATCGGTTAGACACCACTCGCTGGGCTTTCGAAGCCGCTTTGAAGGGCGCCAACCAACCCGCACTGGGCTCTCTGCAAGCCATTTCGGCACATGGCGGAAAGTGCTATTTCGATGACATCCAGGAATGGCCTGACAACTTGATGATTACCTACGACTACGGCCAAGGACGCATCATGACCTACGAAATGCGTCTTTGGAGCCCCTATCCGTTAGAAGGAGAGACCGAAGGTGGAGCGGTTTACGGTGACGAAGGCTATGTCATCATCGGAAATAATCGCTGGCGTGCTTTTGAAAAAGGCGGCAAGCTCGTTAAGGAACAGGCCGGGAGTTACCACGGCAATGATGTTTCACACGTGAATAATTTTCTGGATTGCATGCGCAGCCGGACGAAGCCCAACGCAGACTTGGAGACTATCGGCCATCCGTCGAGCCTGATGTGCCACCTAGGCAACGCAGCTTGGCGTGTGGGTCGAACCATTCGCTTTGATGCCGAGACCTATACTTGCAGCGATGACCCAACGGCAAATCAATTCTTGACGCGGCCAAAATACCGTAAACCGTGGACCCTTCCGAGCGTTTAG
- a CDS encoding cation:proton antiporter, protein MLTEIAILILTSLLGNFIFLQCGLPGILGMIGAGVLLGPSGFNLLSAEVLMLLTEFKTVALIVILIRAGLGISKETLNRIGGPAIRMGFVPCLAEGTIITLAAHWLLDLPCFEAGMLGFIVAAVSPAVVVPQMLELKENGFGKKKEVPTLILAGASVDDVFAITIFGAFTSLATGVSANWLRLAISLPAGILIGAGIGILIGYLLVWFFKRYHLRDTKKIILFMIIAVAFYDLCESPQVQAIVPITALLGIMAIGFVILERYDTLANRLASKFQKIWVLAEILLFAYIGAEVQLRELTTGIVGVGLLILAIGLVARSGGVWVSLLGSQLNSRERIFCMISYLPKATVQAAMGAVPLSMVLDGKMTSMTAASGKTILAIAVLSIVVTAPLGAIGVKISGPRLLKKD, encoded by the coding sequence TTGTTAACTGAAATCGCCATTCTGATCCTTACCTCGCTGCTAGGAAATTTCATCTTCCTTCAATGTGGCTTGCCGGGAATCCTGGGAATGATCGGAGCAGGCGTGCTACTCGGTCCAAGTGGTTTCAACTTATTGAGCGCCGAAGTGCTCATGCTATTGACGGAGTTCAAAACGGTCGCATTGATCGTGATTCTGATCCGTGCAGGCCTGGGAATCAGCAAAGAAACTCTGAACCGGATCGGCGGTCCTGCCATCCGAATGGGATTTGTGCCCTGCCTAGCCGAGGGCACAATCATCACGCTGGCAGCCCATTGGTTACTCGATCTCCCATGCTTCGAAGCTGGCATGTTGGGATTTATCGTTGCTGCCGTATCTCCCGCGGTCGTCGTCCCGCAAATGCTTGAGCTGAAAGAAAATGGCTTCGGAAAGAAAAAAGAAGTTCCGACACTGATTTTGGCTGGCGCTTCGGTGGACGATGTGTTCGCGATTACGATTTTTGGAGCCTTTACCAGCCTTGCGACCGGCGTTTCCGCCAACTGGCTCAGACTCGCGATCAGTCTTCCAGCTGGGATCCTAATTGGCGCCGGCATCGGTATCCTGATCGGTTACCTGCTCGTTTGGTTCTTCAAACGATATCATTTGCGAGATACCAAGAAGATCATTCTCTTCATGATCATTGCAGTCGCTTTTTACGATCTTTGCGAGTCCCCCCAAGTCCAAGCAATCGTACCCATCACTGCCCTACTGGGCATCATGGCAATCGGATTTGTAATACTTGAACGCTACGACACACTCGCCAATCGCTTGGCGTCAAAGTTTCAAAAGATTTGGGTGCTGGCGGAAATTTTGCTATTCGCCTATATCGGTGCCGAAGTACAGCTTCGTGAACTGACGACTGGTATTGTCGGCGTTGGCCTGCTGATTCTGGCGATCGGGCTGGTGGCTCGCAGTGGTGGAGTTTGGGTTTCCCTTCTCGGCTCTCAATTGAATAGCCGAGAACGCATTTTCTGCATGATTTCCTACCTCCCCAAAGCCACCGTGCAAGCGGCCATGGGCGCAGTCCCACTATCGATGGTCCTGGATGGCAAAATGACCAGCATGACCGCAGCCAGTGGCAAGACAATTCTTGCCATCGCAGTGCTGAGCATCGTCGTGACGGCGCCCCTTGGTGCAATTGGAGTCAAGATCTCAGGCCCAAGGCTCTTAAAAAAGGACTGA